DNA sequence from the Streptomyces tsukubensis genome:
GAGGACCGCGACCTCCAGCCGATCCGCGGGGATCTCCCGCTCATTGCCGTTGGTCTGGTTGGAGAGCGCCTGGACGGCCAGCTTCAGCGCCTCCGACAGGGACATCCCGTCGTTGTGCCGCTGGTCGAGATAGGTGCTGATCTGCTCGGCGTTGCCGCCGACCGCGACCGAGCCGTGCTCGTCCACGATCGAACCGTCGTGCGGCAGCCGGTAGATCTGGTCGCCCTCGGCGGTTTCGCCGACCTCGGCGACCACCAGCTCCACCTCGTAGGGCTTCTCGGCCTGGCTGGAGAAGATGGTGCCGAGCGTCTGGGCATAGACGTTCGCCAGCCCGCGCGCGGTCACATCGTCGCGGTCGTAGGTGTAACCCCGCAGGTCGGCATAGCGGACGCCGCCGATCCGGAGGTTCTCGTACTCGTTGTACTTACCGGCGGCCGCGAAGCCGATCCGGTCGTAGATCTCGCTGAACTTGTGCAGCGCGCGGGACGGATTCTCGCCGACGAACACAATGCCGTCGGCGTACTGCAGCACCACGAGGCTGCGGCCCCGGGCAATGCCCTTGCGGGCGTATTCCGCCCGGTCCTGCATGGCCTGGGCGGGCGAGACGTAGAACGGTGTCGTCACCGGCTATCCGACCCTTTCTTCCAGTGTTTCTGTCAGTGGCGGGAGCATCAGAGGAGCGCGGCGCGCGGGCCGTCCGGCTGTTCCATCCGGTGCTGCACGACCGAATGGGCCACCTCCGAGGACCGCTCCGGGGTCAGGCGGTCGACGCCCTCGTCGTCGATGACCACGACGATCGGGTAGATCCGGCGCGCCACATCGGGTCCGCCGGTCGCCGAATCGTCGTCGGCTGCGTCGTACAGCGCCTGGACCACCAGGGTGACGGCCTGTTCCTTGGTCAGGTCGTCGCGGTAGAGCTTCTTCAGGGAGCCGCGGGCGAAGACCGAACCGGATCCGGTGGCGGTGTAACCCTGCTCCTCGAACCGGCCGCCGGTGACGTCGTACGAGAAGATCCGGCCCCGCTCACGGCCGACGTCGTACCCCGCGAACAGCGGCACCACGGCCAGGCCCTGCATGGCCATGCCCAGATTGCCGCGGATCATGGTGGAGAGACGGTTGGCCTTGCCCTCCAGGGACAGCTGGGCGCCCTCGACCTTCTCGAAGTGCTCCAGCTCCAGCTGGAAGAGCTTCACCATCTCCACCGCGAGCCCGGCGGTGCCGGCGATCCCCACGGCCGAGTACTCGTCGGCCGGGAAGACCTTCTCCATGTCCCGCTGCGAGATCATGTTGCCCATCGTGGCCCGCCGGTCACCGGCGATCACCACACCGCCGGGGAAGGTGACCGCGACGATGGTGGTGCCGTGCGGGGCTTCGAAGGCGCCCTGCACCGCCGGGAGGGCCCGGTTGCCCGGGAGCAGCTCCGGGGAGTGCTCGCCGAGGAAATCCATGAACGACGACGAGCCGGGCGTCAGGAAGGCTGCCGGCAGACGCCCGGTGCTTCGGGAATTGGCTTCCACGCGATTCCTTCCGGGTAGGCGGCGGCCCGGCTCGGGAGCGCGGGCCGATCTTACGAACTGTGCACGGACCTTACCCGCGCCGTGACCGGTCATCCGCCCCGGTGCCCCCTTTCCCCCGGCGGGCGGGGGCACGGGGCGGACGTCCGGCGCTCTCCTCCTGGACTCAGGAGGTCACTCGCCGCCCTTCTGCACAAAGGAGCGCACGAAGTCCTCCGCGTTCTCCTCCAGGACGTCGTCGATCTCGTCGAGTACGGAGTCGACGTCGTCGGAGAGCTTCTCCTGCCGCTCCTTGAGGTCCTCGGACGCCTGTGCGTCCTGGGTCTGCTCCTCGACCTCCTCCGTGGAACGCGTGGCCTTCTGCTGTCCGCCGCCGGTGTCCTTGGTCGCCATGTCCCTCACCCCGCTCGGTTGGCCCTGACGTGATCCGTCCGGTCATGATCAGACGCTACTCGGACATTACAAGGAGCGTCCGACAACGGCCCTGCACTTTCTCAACGCCGGGAGACGTCCTCAGTGATTCCGCGATGCCTTGATACCGCGATGCTGCGGTTCCGCCCTTCGCTGGTTTCCGTGATCCACCTTCCCGAGATGATTCCCGGGCACCGGCCCTTTAGGCCCGGTCTCTCCTCCGGATCTCGCCGGGCCACCGGGGCCGGTCGTCAATGGCCCGACAGCACCCTGACCAGGTCCTCCGCCGTACGGCAGCGGTCCAGCAGATCCTTGACATGGCTCCGGGTGCCGCGCAGCGGCTCCAGGGTCGGCACCCGCTGGAGGGAATCCCGGCCCGGCAGGTCGAAGATCACCGAGTCCCAGCTCGCCGCGGCCACGTCGTCCGCGTACTGCGCCAGGCAGCGGCCCCGGAAGTAGGCCCGGGTGTCCTCCGGAGGCTCGGTCTCGGCCCGTACCACGTCCTCCTCGGCCAGCAGCCGCTTCATCCTGCCGCGGGCCGCCAGACGGTTGTACAGGCCCTTCTCGGGGCGTACGTCGGCGTACTGGAGGTCCACCAGATGGAGGCGGGCCGCGTCCCAGTCCAGACCGTCCCGGCGGCGGTAGCCCTCCATCAGCTCCCGCTTGGCCACCCAGTCCAGCTCCCCGGCCAGGCTCATCGGATCGTTCTCCAGCCGGTTGAGGGTGTCCTCCCAGCGGGCGAGCACATCCGTGGTCTGCTCGTCGGCATCGGAGCCGTACCGCTCCTCGACGTACTTCCTGGCCAGCTCGTAGTACTCCATCTGGAGCTGGACGGCGGTCAGGGTCCGTCCGCTGCGGAGCGTGATCAGTTGCCTGAGGTCCGGATCGTGCGAGACCCGGTGCAGGGTCCGCACCGGCTGGTCCACCGCCAGATCGACCGCGATGAAATTGTCCTCGATCATGGAGAGCACCAGGGCCGTGGTGCCGAGTTTGAGATAGGTGGAGATCTCCGAGAGATTGGCATCGCCGATGATCACATGCAGCCGGCGGTACTTCTCGGCGTCGGAGTGCGGCTCGTCGCGGGTGTTGATGATGGGCCGCTTGAGGGTGGTCTCCAGACCGACTTCGACCTCGAAATAGTCGGCCCGCTGACTGATCTGGAAGCCGTGTTCGTGACCGTCCTGGCCGATGCCGACCCGGCCGGCGCCGGTGACCACCTGGCGGCAGACGAAGAACGGCGTCAGATGGCGCACGATGTCCGAGAACGGGGTCTCCCGCTTCATCAGATAGTTCTCGTGGGTGCCGTAGGACGCGCCCTTGTTGTCGGTGTTGTTCTTGTAAAGGTGAATCGGCTGGGCACCGGGGAGCAGCGCGGCCCGCTCGGCGGCGGCCGCCATGATCCGCTCCCCCGCCTTGTCCCAGAGGACGGCATCCCTCGGGTTGGTGACCTCGGGAGAGCTGTATTCGGGGTGGGCATGGTCGACGTAGAGCCGGGCTCCGTTGGTGAGGATCACATTCGCCAGCCCGATGTCCTCGTCCGTGAGCTGGCTGGAGTCGGCGGCCTCGCGGGCGAGGTCGAAGCCGCGGGCGTCCCGCAGCGGATTCTCCTCCTCGAAATCCCAGCGGGCGCGCCGCGCCCGGTGCATCGCCGCCGCGTAGGCGTTGACGATCTGGGACGAGGTGAGCATGGCATTGGCGTTCGGATGCCCCGGGACGGAGATTCCGTACTCCGTCTCGATGCCCATTACTCGCCGTACGGTCATGCGGTCCTCCTTGCCCGGCGGCGCTCCCGTCCGGGAACGGCGCTCAAGTACCGCTGGTGCTCCGGTGCGCATGCGGTGCCCGACCCCGCACGCCGCGACCCGGCGGTACCGATGAGCCTAGGCCCTCGCTTCCGGAT
Encoded proteins:
- the prcA gene encoding proteasome subunit alpha, with protein sequence MTTPFYVSPAQAMQDRAEYARKGIARGRSLVVLQYADGIVFVGENPSRALHKFSEIYDRIGFAAAGKYNEYENLRIGGVRYADLRGYTYDRDDVTARGLANVYAQTLGTIFSSQAEKPYEVELVVAEVGETAEGDQIYRLPHDGSIVDEHGSVAVGGNAEQISTYLDQRHNDGMSLSEALKLAVQALSNQTNGNEREIPADRLEVAVLDRTRPQKRKFKRIVGSQLARLLEPGGAEAAPSEPSADAAGESGEDSSGAEESGQ
- the prcB gene encoding proteasome subunit beta; the protein is MEANSRSTGRLPAAFLTPGSSSFMDFLGEHSPELLPGNRALPAVQGAFEAPHGTTIVAVTFPGGVVIAGDRRATMGNMISQRDMEKVFPADEYSAVGIAGTAGLAVEMVKLFQLELEHFEKVEGAQLSLEGKANRLSTMIRGNLGMAMQGLAVVPLFAGYDVGRERGRIFSYDVTGGRFEEQGYTATGSGSVFARGSLKKLYRDDLTKEQAVTLVVQALYDAADDDSATGGPDVARRIYPIVVVIDDEGVDRLTPERSSEVAHSVVQHRMEQPDGPRAALL
- a CDS encoding ubiquitin-like protein Pup → MATKDTGGGQQKATRSTEEVEEQTQDAQASEDLKERQEKLSDDVDSVLDEIDDVLEENAEDFVRSFVQKGGE
- the dop gene encoding depupylase/deamidase Dop; amino-acid sequence: MTVRRVMGIETEYGISVPGHPNANAMLTSSQIVNAYAAAMHRARRARWDFEEENPLRDARGFDLAREAADSSQLTDEDIGLANVILTNGARLYVDHAHPEYSSPEVTNPRDAVLWDKAGERIMAAAAERAALLPGAQPIHLYKNNTDNKGASYGTHENYLMKRETPFSDIVRHLTPFFVCRQVVTGAGRVGIGQDGHEHGFQISQRADYFEVEVGLETTLKRPIINTRDEPHSDAEKYRRLHVIIGDANLSEISTYLKLGTTALVLSMIEDNFIAVDLAVDQPVRTLHRVSHDPDLRQLITLRSGRTLTAVQLQMEYYELARKYVEERYGSDADEQTTDVLARWEDTLNRLENDPMSLAGELDWVAKRELMEGYRRRDGLDWDAARLHLVDLQYADVRPEKGLYNRLAARGRMKRLLAEEDVVRAETEPPEDTRAYFRGRCLAQYADDVAAASWDSVIFDLPGRDSLQRVPTLEPLRGTRSHVKDLLDRCRTAEDLVRVLSGH